In Deltaproteobacteria bacterium, the DNA window CTGCGCACCTGGACAACGCCGGAGCGCGCCATCTCGGCGAGCGCATTCTGAACGGTACGCGGGAAATAGCCAGTCTGCCGCGCGATCTCGGAAGGATGCATCTCGGGCGCCGCGCCGAGCAGGCAAAGCAATTCGCATCGGGCGTTGACGCCCAGCAAAGCTCTCAAGCGCAGTAAGAGCGAAGGCATTCCCTTCGCGGGAAAGGGCTGGGCATGTCCCCGCAGCGTGATCGGGCCTCGCATGAATCCGTGGGCGCTGAACTCCGGTGCATGCTCATCAGGCACGGGCAGCGGTTTGCCGTTCTTCATGAAGAACAGCGGTTCCGGTTTCTCCAGGGAATATGCCACGGACAGGCGCCCCCACTTGAGGGGATTGTTCGACTTGTTCCCGAGCAGTTCGGAGACGGCACTCAATTGCGCCTTGCACTGAAAATCGAACCGTCTCTCCAAGGCCTTGAGCCGCTGGACGTTCAGGAAATCCCCGTTGACCACCAGCCAGTCGAGGATTTCATCAAACAGCCGCGCGTCGTAACGCCCCACCGTCAGCGACAGCAGGAGAAGCGGCTCCGGATCGATTACCCGACGTTCTTCGACCGAGCCGTGCCCTGGAACACCAAGGGCAGACCATTGTCGCCACAGCAGCGCGAGCAGGCGATCGAGAACGAGCGACTTAAAGTCGACCAACGAGATGTTCATAGCCAAACTCCCTGAGGAACCACTCCAGACCCCGCAGGTATCCTTCGGAGGGATCGTGCGTTCGCGCCCACCGTGCGGCCTCCAGAAATTCCTCATCGGTAGGCTTCAAGAGTTGGAGGTCGTCGGCATGATAACCGCCACGCTAGTCGACTGCCGCATAGAGTTTGAAATAGATCTGGTCGATCCGGTCGATGAACCCTATCGACAAATGATCACCGAAGGGTTTCCAAGTCAGACGTTTCGCGAGACCTTCCGGCAACCCCATGCGGAACAGGCCACCTTCACCATGACTCGGACCGTTGTTGAGCCAGTCCTTCGGCATGCCCAAATCATCGGCGACTATGCCGCCGGCATCGACCAGCGATTGCGGAAGCGGATCAGGATCGAGCAGCGCCCCATCATCGTCCATCAGCGCGATGATATCGACATCCTTTGTCGTCCGGGCGATAAGGTTCGTCGCGATCAACGCCGTGCCGCCGCACACGACCAGGTTGAAGCGGGGCGCACCGGCCAGGGCCAGACGTCCGTTCAAGAGGAGTAGCGCTTCCCCGAAGCTTTCAAGAAAACCTTGTTTGTCATTTGTGGTACGCATAATACGCATTATAAATGACGCTATGTCTTGTGGCAATCATA includes these proteins:
- a CDS encoding helix-turn-helix transcriptional regulator, with the translated sequence MNISLVDFKSLVLDRLLALLWRQWSALGVPGHGSVEERRVIDPEPLLLLSLTVGRYDARLFDEILDWLVVNGDFLNVQRLKALERRFDFQCKAQLSAVSELLGNKSNNPLKWGRLSVAYSLEKPEPLFFMKNGKPLPVPDEHAPEFSAHGFMRGPITLRGHAQPFPAKGMPSLLLRLRALLGVNARCELLCLLGAAPEMHPSEIARQTGYFPRTVQNALAEMARSGVVQVRSSNREKLYRLQSGVLDPLLKPEGIPIQWISWAQGFRALEMLWLGVIDPKRQDMDPLLLASELRRLSKDMRPLLAQAGLGSQLNDDSLYHGAEYSAVFMRDVKIILQEYGQ
- a CDS encoding nucleotidyl transferase AbiEii/AbiGii toxin family protein, translating into MNGRLALAGAPRFNLVVCGGTALIATNLIARTTKDVDIIALMDDDGALLDPDPLPQSLVDAGGIVADDLGMPKDWLNNGPSHGEGGLFRMGLPEGLAKRLTWKPFGDHLSIGFIDRIDQIYFKLYAAVD